DNA sequence from the Artemia franciscana unplaced genomic scaffold, ASM3288406v1 Scaffold_1811, whole genome shotgun sequence genome:
catcaaattaaagtaaatgGCACAGTTGGCAGCaagtataagcaaattaaaTCCgggattttcatttttctcatatatttattaccattccttgaaaataaatagtaagAAGACCGAATTTAaccaattttaatgttttttgtgatattctgtattaaaattttgttaataaatttaaattttgtccgaatTTGTCTTGAAATTTATTGAGAGACactgggaaggggggggggggctagtcaAGAATTTGCCCACAAGGCAGTTAACACTGAACcaaaaatataatgttttaCTAGGCACCTGTAAGTtaccttgaaaaaaaaggctTACGGGGATTCGATACCTTAATATCTCGTccattataaaagttttagtttgtgtGACCAAACTATGTAGAATTGATTGGGCGTTCTCGGTGTAGCTTGTAGAACTTGTGTAAGAGATTATAACAAACGAGAGCATATATCTACTTTCCCAAAAATCTTGCAAATACCACTGTGCTTCTCTCGTTTTGGGCCAGAGatataaatattcagttttgctAAAATTTATGTCATTAGAAAGTGTAAGattagtttttcaattaaacggaacagaatttttttaaagttcaggaaTAGCTTGTTCCTATAAGTATTCTAGCATACCTGTTaggaaaattcaaaagaaatgtcATTTGATCAATTTTGGAGCGTTGGGAGCTCCCTGTTGTGCTACCACCTTTGATTGAAAACCTTGTCAACGCAGTTTCACTGCGTTGACAATGATATTTCGTAGTTAAACTGCAAATTCTTAATAGCTTTGAATTATAACTAGTCGCCTGGTAGAAATTGTTTCGTCTTTGAGATGGTCAGCCAACTATAAGGTtcacaaaatgaatttttaaggTATCAAACCCTTTTAAAAGCACAGCTGATTTAGCGAAGTCAATTGTTTTTTTGCCCTGTATTTTACGGCCGCTATGGCTTTCGCATTTCCGTGTTTTGAGTTTTGGCTTTTCTTTTAAGAAAAGAGACTAGATGacgttgaattttctttttactttttttgacaatatttgcatcctaataaAAGTTTTAGATAGCTACAATTATACTTTCTGAATCGATAAACAATACCCAATTATCAAacagtaacgaactgtatgtaacgatgcggctcaatagtaaccgaagctctaagAAACAGTCTTGAcaataatagatacatcaaaagaatcgaattttgatgcttactcaaaataagtaaaattgaCGAAATTTTATTATACCTATCAacaagttacgaacctgagaaaaatcgcccgatttttgaaaaagggggaaacatccccaaaaCATCAAtgatcttaattaaaatcaaagcaCCAGATTCAGCacaccagagaaccctaccgtaaatgtttcaagctcctatacacaaaaatatggaattttacgTTATTTGCCATAAGAAAGATCacgcatgcgtgtttatttgtttttttttttcaaggggtaatcgtatcgaaccagtgatggtagaagatcgagagagggCTATTGGATCGGAgatcaaaagttatagtgctcttcttaactgataaaaaatattggagggcagctagcccccctcccaaactcaatttttttagcccaaagtcaactgatcaaaattttgagaaagccattttttcaacatagtcgaaaaatctaatagctatgtttttGATGATGAATTAACCTCCCActgtccccgggggaagggctgcaattaATGAACTTGgtccactgtttacatatagcattgattattgggaaatatacaggtGCTTTcctgggggatttttctggtggagagggggaggggggtgtacgtgggagtatctttccatggaggtatttttcacaggagaagggaattttccaaggaGGGAGAGtcggatttcctagcattatttataaaacgatgaaaaaataagtttttctactgaaagtaaggaacaaaattaaaatgtaaaaagaaaataaattattacgtatattagggggatcccccctcgtcaatacctcgctctttacgctaaagttgttttttgCACTGTTAAAAgatctttttattctaattaaacggcgtTTGTGATTCAAGAGTAATTCTCGAAGAATTGAGACGagattcgaactttagtgtaaagagcaagttattaACAAGAAGCAACTCACCCCctcccatatacgtaataatatctgttctttAAGTTCTAACGTTGCtccttctttcagttgaaaaaacttgtttttccaatttaattACTACACGCTTTAggaattatttcattttatagcCTTAATTTGATTAGCCTAATTAACCTGATTAGCCTAATTAACGTTTTATAGCCTAATTAACCTGATGTTAAGTTTTATGGACCATGCAGCTCAAACTGTATTATTCAGTATTATGCTGCCATATGCAGTCGCAAgagtaataaaattttgaatgggtTTGAAAAACTCCCTTTTAAGGCACATTTTATCCGGACTGAAAGGGTGCATAAGGGGGAAACTCAGTGCCACTGACCATTaaataacatttttaattttgtttaattattaatttattaattaattttcaattaattaaatattaattaattttattaatttaataaaataacattttttttacttaatatttttatttaatttaataaaaaataacatttttaataTACCTTAATTTAACGCTCGTAATATAGCTTAATTTGAGAAATGTAGCATTTataatttagcctatttagCTTAATTTAGCTTAGAACTAATCAGCTAACCGGCTATTACAAGCTTGAAGACGGATATGGAATTGCAGTGTCTccatacattaattaaaaaaactttccgaaaagaagattttcacaaaaaagtaaAGGCCGTATTAAACTTCAAATCAGCAGATACAAAAcctattaaaatacaaattcagaacgaatagaaattactgttaaaaatatatgaaacccAAAAGGAACAAGAATTAGATAAATaaccatagcaaacaaacaaacaacaggtaataatgaaaatgaataaatgaatcttaagACGAGTAAAACTGAAATCTattatgcaaatcaagcttaagatgaaaaaagtcttttactattagagaataaataaaacacaaaacgaacagaaattaaataaataatcgtagcaaacaaatatacaacaggtactaatataaatgaataaataaatctgaaaacgaCTAAAGCTGAAAtctaatatgcaaatcaagcttaaaaaacttttactattaaaaaacaaaagaaaactaacagaaattaaataaacaatcatcgGTTAGAACTAATCGGCTAACCACCTATTACAAGCTTGATGAAGGATATAGAATTGCAGTGTCTTCATATATATTAAACCGGGTACTTCAgaagatttctgttttcatggcacttggtattaaccaagtgacatataacgatagcaaattctgtcggtcccggttttgctactttaggcacttccaggtaggcTAGGACGATGCAATTTGCCAGGCGTATCaagaaccggaccagattaaattagaaaagtcattttcctgatttgaccatctggggggggggggggagtggggggccggttaactcgaagaaaattaagtatttttaacttacgaacggttgaccagatcttaatgaaatttgatgtttggagggatatcgtgcctcaaagctcttattttaaatcccgaccggatctggtgacattggggagggggagttgggagggggaacctaaaatcttagaaaacacttagagtggagggatcgggataaaacttggtggggaaaataagcacaagtcctagatacatgattgacataaccggaacggatccgctctctttggggtagttgggggggggggggttaattctgaaaaactataaaaatgaggtatttttaacttacgaacaggtgattggatctcaatgaaatttgatatttagaaggatatcgtgtctcaaagctcttatttcaaatccgaccggatctggtgacattgggggagtttggggggtggaacctaaaatcctggaaaacgcttagagtggagggatcaggatgaaacttggtgggaaaaataagcagaagtcttagatacgtgattgatataattggaacggatcccatctattgggggggaggggttgattctgaaaaattagaaaaaatgacgtatttttaacttacgaaggggtgatcggatcttcatgaaactccatattaagaaggacctcgtaactcagatctcttattttaaatcttaaccggatccagcatcattggggggggggggtagttggggagaaGGAccgaaaatattagaaaatacataaagcggagagatcaggatgaaactggatgggaagaataaaaacaagtctaagatacgtgactgacataaccggcccggatccgctctctttagtggagttggggggggggtaattcggaagaATGAGCTATTTGTAGCTTACaaacgggtgaccagattttaataaaatttgatatttagaaggatcttgcgcttcaaagctcttattttaaattccgaacagatcctgtgatattggggggagttggagaagaAAACCgtaattcttagaaaacgtgaaaattggggtattttatcttacgaataggtgatcagatcctaatataacttgatatatagatagatcttatgtctcagatgctctattttcggctcgaattggatccggggacatgggggttggaggagggaaacagaaatcttggaaaccgcttATAGTGGatatatcgggatgaaacttgatgagaagaataagcacaaattctagatacgtgattgacataattggaacggatccgttctctttgaaggagcttgggggtgttaatttggaagaattttagaaggaattcatgtctcagagctcttatttcaaatcccgaacagatctgttgacattgggggaattggagggggaaatcggaaatcttggaaaacgcttagagtggaggaatcgagatgaagcttggtggacagaataagaaaatgtcgtagatacgtgatcgccgtaaccatactggattcgctctctttgggggagttgggggaatgggttcagtgctttggcgagtttggtgtttcgggacgtgctaggacgatgaaaattggtaggcgtgtcagggagtgcacaaactgacttgataaagtcgtttccccagattcgaccatctggggggctaaagggagagaaaaaattcgaaaaaattaggtatttataacttacgagtgggtgatcggatcttaatgaattttggtatttagaaggacatcgtgactcagagcgcttattttgaatcccgatcggcattaagcctctgattttccttttaaatcaatctattggtccttagaattttgttagagctcataccatatgagctcttggctcttagctcttcttgcctcgtcacaagtgctctTAGCTATTGTTATGATGGAAATTATAAGTAATTAGAGAAAAGAACTTGTAAAAAGTTTATATTGAGAGGCTTAGTTTTCCTTCTAAGCTTTGGCATCCAAGAATATAtcaatatttattcattttatgtaaatattcgAATTTATACAGGAAATGTAAATTTCTGGATGCAATTACGAAAAAAGAccgattaagtaaaaaaacaggCCATCATATACTATATACATACCATGAGATCGGCATTTGTGTTATCCAGAACATGCTGAAGAAGTTTGCTCTGTCTGATCTGAGAAAAGCCGGTTTGTCTGTCTATAATCGGATATAACTAGCTTAGTCTTAGTTATAAAACAATGATGCaggtatatttaattaaatatttcatatatagagttagttaggtatttaatataatgcgttctggccaacctgctttccataattcttttttgtagtttccataattttgctgctaaagtcttatattttcatattttggtacatttcattgtgaataacctaacttcacttcttgagcgtGTTCTGGATAATACACAAGAACCATAAAACCTTTGCCAACGTCAAATTTCTATTTCAGAGAACTAACCTTGATATCAATTTTATCAAAAGGAATTGTCCTCAGTACACCCAGCTCAGCGCCCTCTACGTCCAGGCTAAAATAATCCACAACTGTTTGGTTCAAGGCTAAGAGAATTGAATACAGAGGAAAACACTGGACTTGAACCTCTCCTCGTTTTACCGACCTGTTATCCTGGTTCTTTGCTATTCGGCCTTGATTTCTTCGCATCTCAAAGGTTACCTGaaggtaaaaaaaggaagattagATAAAATTAAGTCGTCAAAACAAAGCAACCAGTACCTGAGCAACGAGTAACCTAcccaggaatttttttcagggggaggggcaataataattatatttcgGTGGGGTTGGGGACGGAACAAGTGttgaataagaagtgcccaaaaattcaagcaaattCAGAATTGGCGAGtctgggtgggggggggggtgtaggtCCCGGTGACGTCTTTCCTGCGTACGCCCCCTTCAGCAACGCCTTTTACATGCACATAAGATTAaatctaaaaatgtaaaatgggGTATGAATATCTTTATGAGTTGAAGCTAGGTGTAGGTATATGTCCATACATGCGCAATGCACCTTTACACTAATGGATCGAAAACTATACATTTTTGGATATATATTATACTTTTCAGTAGGAGAAACATGGGCTAATCTGTTCTTTAGTAAATGCATTATACCTGAAATTTTCCTAAAAGTTACATCAAAACAAAGTGATCCGTATGCAAAATACAACATCAGAAATTTGCCAGGGCCAAATGACCGAGTTTCCACCCGAGCGAAACGAGGACCATTCTCGATGCCCAAAGGCCCGATCTGGCTCCCCAGTGAAGCGAGGGCCATTCGGAAGGCCGAAGACTCGACCAACCATCTGACCAAAACAAAACATCATTAAAAAGCTTCCGTCACACCATGATGAGGAAATGCTCCTTTTgtcaactacctccactcccttTACTAGCACGGAATTGTGACCcaaacaaattaatttcttttcctcAGGCAGGAATCAGACCTTCTGCCCTTGTACATGGGCCATTACTTTGCTAGAATGGATTTGGGTTGTTGATCTTCAATTTATCAGGCAGAACTCTGCATTCAATCCTAGCGAACAAGATTTCACAGACTCTTTCGCTTCTCTCCCgtcaatttgattttttgtgttGGCATCTCGGGCCTTCCTTATATATAAAGAGGAATGCTCCTAAATGAAAAGTCAtgtaaaatagaaaacaaaaaatgaaataaaaaaaaaacaaataattatttccCATGTCTTTTGACTAGTTATAAGCCCACTATGTGGGGTTTTCTCACTTTTCTCCGGTTGTTTTTCTTGCTAATGTTAATGGCTTGAATCATTGACCATCACAAAGGGCGCTGACTTCACTTATTAACCTAGCACATTCAATCCTCATAAACAGACCTCACTTCGGTTGGGTCCAACTCAAGCCTTTGGCCCTTTATGAATGAGACGCCACAGGATTTAGTTTACCTCCCTCCACTGGCTATGGTTGGTAGCTCGTGTCTTTAGCTCTCGTAACATTTCTCTTGTGGCTCCCTTAAAAACAGAGGAATCGAGTCTTGTCTCTTtacgttttgtttttaaaggtcGAATTACTTGAAAGTCAAAATGTGTACTGAGTCTTGTACTCAGAATTAAGAAAGGAAACATTTTATGGCCAATACATACCTTACTGGGATAGGGTTTAATGCTAAGGCAGGCAGGTACCGACCATGCTTTCCGATTTTTTGTCTCCAACTCTCTGTAATTAGAAGGATCAGCTTCAATAAGGACACCTTCCCAACCCAAAAAACGCTCCATATAAAGGGTATTTGATCTTGTTTCACCATCTAAAGCTCCACATTCAACGAAAAagccttttttctgaaaaaaaaacgtctttttaGAACATGCCAGTTATCTGCGACTTGAAGGAATAGTCCAAAGAGTAGGAGAAACTGATAACAGAAGTAGTTTTGGTGTTGACAAGGTTTTCCCTGGAGAttagagaagaagaaaaaggtgTTTCTAGGCAACTTTTTCTCTGGAAGAAGAAGGTCCTTTGTAAATTATCTTAGTGAAGGGCCCCTTTCCATGAGattcatattatttattttatgttgcatATTATATTCTCATCACTTTATTTAttcgatttttttatttgtgcgAAGTTCTTACAGTACTCAGCAGAATCAGAAAAATTCAAACCAATCgtattttaatttatcaaaatttcaatataaagTATAATTTAAACACGATACAACGTGAAATTTGCTGAAAGTAGGCAGACTGTTTTAAGCTGTTTGTATTGATTATAAAATAGTTAGGGTTAGATTAGTGCGATTGACATTGttagtttaaaaacaaatgaacatacATATATCTATTGCGTTCTTAGGGCATAACCAATTTGTTTAAGCAATGGGCCGTAGCCAGGCCACAGATCCACAGCCTTAATTCAGAAGGGGCGATAGTGCCATGAG
Encoded proteins:
- the LOC136042709 gene encoding protein Star-like isoform X2 produces the protein MNDQYVLECIRNGFLNTKSNDAYNLNAPNLKNPSMGQAQLLIQILKNKKKGFFVECGALDGETRSNTLYMERFLGWEGVLIEADPSNYRELETKNRKAWSVPACLSIKPYPSKVTFEMRRNQGRIAKNQDNRSVKRGEVQVQCFPLYSILLALNQTVVDYFSLDVEGAELGVLRTIPFDKIDIKVSSLK
- the LOC136042709 gene encoding uncharacterized protein LOC136042709 isoform X1, coding for MNKKFYFLIAISAVFMLLLNLNIIDLNMVTSKLLKSECNLDLINNANILMNDQYVLECIRNGFLNTKSNDAYNLNAPNLKNPSMGQAQLLIQILKNKKKGFFVECGALDGETRSNTLYMERFLGWEGVLIEADPSNYRELETKNRKAWSVPACLSIKPYPSKVTFEMRRNQGRIAKNQDNRSVKRGEVQVQCFPLYSILLALNQTVVDYFSLDVEGAELGVLRTIPFDKIDIKVSSLK